A segment of the Methanomassiliicoccaceae archaeon DOK genome:
GAGGGTCGGAGATCTCGGTGACGACGAAGTCCTCGGGGAGGGTCTTGAGGTGTCCGCCCGTGCCCTCGGCAGGGCACAGGTAGCATCTCATTCCGATGTCCGCTTCCGCGGTCCTGCACTCTCTGAACAAAACGTTCACTCTTTGACGGAGTAGTATTCGGAGACTGCGTCGGATGCCTTCTCGATCGCCTCGATGGGGCTTCCGGATTTCACCTTGACGTAGAGCCTGCGGTCCTCGAGCTCGGGGTGTTTGTCGATGTACCTGACCAGCTCGACGTTATCGTCCTTGTAGAGCGCGTCCATGAGGGGCGTGATGAGTGTCAGGTTCGCGTCCTTGAACGCGATGGTGACGGAGTCGTCGGTCTTCTCGACAATGTAGGGCTGCATGCCCGCGTCTATAACGTACTTATAAAAATGATTTTGGGAGCCCGTGTCGCACGGGTCCTCCCGGAGGTGTCGGCCGGTGCCGGGACTCAGTCCCCGCTGCCGTCCCATACGTTGTGCTCATCCGCTGCGCGTATGTGCTCCTTCTTCTCCTCGTCCATTTTACATCCCATCCAGTCGACAATCCATGCCGACGATATGTGTAGAACCGTTCCGTTTATAAAAGGAACGGGCAGAATGTCGCACTGTGGACAAGCGATGGGCTGATATGTCCGTCATTCCGAAAGTCCGTCGGAGTCGTGCACCTGCATCTCGAACATCTCGATGATCTCGGACACCGAGGTGCACTGCTCGGGCGTCTTGTCATCCCTGACGCGTCCCGTGAACCTGGGGAACCTGATGCCGAGCCCCGCGCCCTCCTTCAGCACATCCTTGGCGGCGGTGTGGATGGGGCTCAGGGTGATCTCGGCCGCCACGACCTCCAGCACGACGTTCGGCTCGAACCACACATCGGGTACCATCTCGGCGTCCACGGACGACGGCTTCGACTCCGAGAGGGAGCCGTCCAGCAGGGCAGGCATGGCGTCCAGGAACGCGTCGTCGAATCCGGTCCCGAGCTTGCATACGGTCTCGAACCTTCCAGTCTCGCCGTCGTACGCCGCCATCAGGAGGGCGCCGTACCTGCCCGCCCTCTTGCCCATGCCGTAGAACGCCCCCACGACGACGAGGTCGAACGAGTCCGTGAGGGCCTGCTGGTAGTCCTTCTTGTACTTGATCCAGAGGAACCCCCTGGAGCCGGCGCGGTAGACGGAGTCGGGGGCCACCGATTTCGCCATTATGCCCTCGCACCTGGCGCCGATGGCGTTGGCGAAGAACTCCTCGCCCTCCTCCGGGCTGCCGACCATCCTCATGGTGGTCATCTGGACGTTGTCCCCGATCTCGAACCCCTCCTCCAGAGCCGCCCTTCTCTCCAGATAGGGCCTGGGGGTCCAGTCCTCGCCGTCGGCGTACAGCATGTCGAACATGAAGATCCTGACCGGGACGTCCCTGACGGCCTCGTCCATCCCGTGCTTCTTCCTGCGGTGTGTGACGTTCTGGAACGGCAGCATGAATCCGGTCTCCGGATCGATCGCGACGCACTCGCCCTCGATGATGGCCTCGTCGTGACCGCATCTGGCCCTCAGGGCCTCGGCGATGTCGGGGAAGTTGGAGGTCAGGTCCTCCAGCCTCCTGGAATACAGTTTGACGGAGTCCCTGCCAATGTGGGCCTGGACCCTGATCCCGTCGTACTTGTACTCCATGGCGCATCTGCCGCCCATCTTCTCGACGACCTCGGATATGGAAGGCAGCCTCTCCGCGAGCATGACCTTCACCGGGCTGCCGACCTTGACGCCGATGGCGCGGACCGCGTCCATGCCGCCGTTGGCGATGGTCTCGGCGACCAGGCCGATGTCGCATGTGACGTTGAACGCCCTCTCGATCGCGGGGCGGTCCTCCTTCGTCGCGAAGGCCTCGGCCAGCGCGTCCAGGATGGTCATGTCCGCGGCACCGACCCTCATCCTGCCCGTGACGGTCCTGCAGAGGTACCTGGCCTCCAGTGGCCCGGAGTCGTGGAGGAGGCCGGCTAGGGTTTTCTGCTTGGTGTCCTGGGAGTCCTTGCCGTCCGCGTTCTCGATCGTGGTCAGCCCCCTGACGACTCTGGCTACTGTCAGCTCCTCGGAGAACAGCGCCATCTGCTTCTTCCTGGAGATCATGGTCTCGGCGACCTGGCCCATGTCTCCCGTCTCGATGGTGAGCTTCTCCACCTTGTCGTCCGGGTTCCCGGAGGCTTTGGCTATGGCCTTCATGACAAGCCTGTCGGCCATGCCGAGCACCCCGGGCACGAAGTCGGGGTGGAGCTTCCCCTGGCTGAGGTAGACGATGGAACGCAGCTCGCCCTTGTCCGCTCTGCGGAAGAACTCCGCGAGTATGGACGTCATCTCGAGGCGGCTGCCCGTGGATTCCAGTCTGTCGAAGGTCTCTGCCAGGTCGGAGTAAAGCATGCCGTCCGCATCGGGGCACAACTAAAAAAGGTTGGTTCAGTAGCCGTCGAGGCGGGTCTGGTTCTTCCTGACCACGGGGGAGCTGCCGCGGCTGAGCTCCTCGCTCAGCCTCTCCAGCCTGTCCCTCATCGCCCGCTCCTTCTCGGCGCTGTTCCTCTCGAGGACCTCGTCCAGCGTGCCCTTGGCGACGAGGACGTAGACCTCCCCGTCGTTCTTCCTGCCCGTCCTCCCGCGGCGCTGGATCGTGCGGATCTCGGAAGAGACAGGCTCGTAGAACACCACAGCGTCGGTGCTGGACACATCCAGTCCCTCCTCACCGACGGATGTGGAGACGATGACGTTGTACTCCCCGCGCCTGAACCCGTCCAGGAGGGCGACCTGGTCCCTCTGCCTCAACCCCCCGTTGGACTGGCCGACGAGCATCCCCACCCTGGCGCCGGGCACCGAGGCGAGCTTCCGGGTCAGCATCTCGCACGTGTCCCTGTACTGGGCGAACACGATGACCTTCGAGCCCGACCCCCCGTCGATGGTGCGGCTGACAAGGGAGAGAACCCTTGACACCTTGGGATGCTCCACGTTGGTCCTGTCGACGATGGTCCTGACGCCGACGTACTCGGGACGTCTGACTATCTCCCTGGAGCTCCTGCCTCCCTCCTTTTGGTCCGCCTCGGCTTCGATCTTCTCCAGGTAGACCCTGAGCGGGGTCATCCCCTGGGTCTCGGCGAGCCCGATGGCGTGGAGGAGCTTGATGCAAATCGAGTGGAGTGCCAGGCCCCTGTAGACGATGGCCGTCTTCTCGCCGCGTGTGAGTCTAGCCTGGAGCCCCTGGCCTACGGTCAGCATGTACGAGGTGGATATCTGCCATCCGGGACGGATGAGGTTGAGGCTCACCATCTCCGAGACGAAGTGGTCCAGCATGGACCTCAGCAGGGCGGTGGTGTCCTGGATGTCCTGGGGGATGTTGACCTCGATCCTGTTCACGTATGTGTAGTGGATGTAGGGGGACACGTCCGGATCCTCGTCGGAGCGGATGTCTATCCTCCTGAGGTGCAGGTTGATGCACACCTCCTCGATCTTCGAGGTGTCGCTGCCCGGCGAGGCGGTCATGCCGATGCATCTGGCACCCTTGGGGCAGAAGCGCGCGACCCTCACGTAGGCGTAGTTCCCGACGCCTCTGTGGGCCTCGTCGTAGATGATGAGGGAGAATCCTTCCAGACCGTACCTTCCGGCCTCCAGGTCGTTGGCCACGGACTGGGGCGTCGACACGACCACGTCGCAGGAATCGACGATCCCGGCGCGGGTCTCCGGCTTCATGTTCCCATTCATCTCGCCGATCTTAGCATCGACCAGTGTCCTGGAGAAGGACCCGCGGTGCTGGTCGACCAGCGGCTTGGTGGGTGCCAGGATGAGGACCTTCCCGGTGGACAGGTACTCCGCGGCGACCCTGACGGCGACCACGGTCTTCCCGAGGCCTGTCGGCAGGATCACGAGGGTGTTGTTCCTCAGGCATCCCTGCACCATGGCGGTCTGGTACCTGCGCTCCTCGACGGAGCCCGGAACTATGCGGGGATGCTCGACGGACGTCATGTGACGCCTGCATTATTGATAGAATAAGATAAAGGGTTGGGAGGTCGGGCCTCCCGGTTCCCGTTTAGTGGCATCCGCCGCCGCAGGAGGCGCAGCCGTTGAAGTTGGGGTTCCTGATGGTCAGGCCGGTCCCGAAGTTGGGGTCGTCGATGAACTCGATGACGCACTCCTCGAGCTCCTTCTTCGTCTCGTCGTCGTAGAACATGTCGAAGCCGTGGGCGGACTTGTCGACGTTCTCCCCCTCGGCGGCCTTCTCCTGGAAGGACATTCCGAACTGGGGGCCGGAGCACGCGAATCCGGACAGGTAGATCTTGATCCCGTAGCCGACCTTCTGGTTCTTCTCCAGCAGGTCGTTGATGAACTTCTCTGCATCGGGTGTAATCTGTACCATTTCTATCGCTCCGTCATTCTCCGCACTGTATTTAACGTTGTTGAATTCCACATCACTGGTCCAGTTCGATGTCGAAAAGCTCGGCATATCTCCTGTAGGCGTAGGACTGGGCACGGGTCATCGCCATGTACGAGCCGATGGTTATCGCCTCCAGGATCTCCCCGCGGGTCGCTCCGGCGTCCAGGGCGTGCCGAGACTGCACCGACACGCAGTATTCCCCTCCGGCAGCGGTCGCGGCGGCGATGGCGCACAGAAGCCTCTGCTTCCTGTCCAGCTCCCCCTCGCCCTCCAGCACCGCGCGGGCAAGGCCGGTCATGGGGAGGAAGAGGTCCGGGCGCTCGCTCAGGACCTGGTTCACCACCGGCACGAACCCGTACCGCCTCCGGGTGGCCTCCAGCACCTTCTCGGTCTCCTCTCTCAGACGCTGATCGTCGTTCATGGATTCGGAACCGTGTCGCTGGCTTAAGTCACTCTCCACCACGTGAACGGCGTCCTGGGTCGGAGCCCACGTGGAAAACACGTGCAACCGGCGTCCGAAGGTCATTTCAAGGCGTGATCCGGGAATCAACGTGACCGCACGGTACCTCCTTTATCTCCAGAACGTCAAGTAGTGCTCTCCGCGGCGCATGCCGCAGGAGAAACAACGATGAACAATCAGACTCTGACGGCCATCTTCACAGTGGTCGGCACAAGGAACGGATACGATCGCGTGCAGGCGGAGTTCTCGCCGTTCCGCGATTTCAAGGTCAAGTGGTCCCGCTCTTACAAGTGGATAGAGTTCGAGGTGAGCGACTACCTCTGCGACGCCCCCGAGGACGTCATCGAGTCCCTGGCGGTCACGATCTTCCACAGGATCAGGGACGATACCCACGACAACCTGATGAGGTACGGCGATGCGGTCTGTGAATGGATAACCTCGGACGATTTCGTAAGGTCGAAGCAGCCCGTGTTCGTCCGCAGGTTCAGGGGGATAAGCCTGAGCACGATGGGCAACCACAGGGACCTCGCCGAGTCCTACCAGAGGCTCGTGGACATGGGGCTCGTGGAGAGGGACCCCGACATCTACCTGGGATGGGCCGCCGGCGGCAGCAGCAGGGCCGTGGGCCGCGCGAGCATACTGATGAAGGTCGTGGCGATGTCGCAGCTGCTCGACTGCGACGATGTCCCGGACGAGGTGATGGATTACTGCCTCTATTCGCAGCTCGCCCATGTCGGCATGGGGTTCAACAGGAACGGGGAGAGCCGCGGGTCCCAGTACGACGCCCTCCTGTCCAGGTTCCCAGACCGTGCGGAGATGGACAGCGCGCTGAGGAGGTTCAACATGCACATATGAAGAGGAAAAGCGGGGTGTCCCCCGTGCGCTAACACACGCCATCATGGTCGGACGGTGACGTCCGTCTCCGGGCACTGACTTACGCAGGGGGTGTGTGTCGGACCCGACGTTGGCCTCCGGTCACGGCTGCGACGACTCGTCGCCAGCTCCCGCAGGAGCCCCAAATGAATGGGAAACGGGCCACTGTGCGCCGTCCCGTGCACATGGCGTTCACGGATCGCGCCCCTCCGCCGGCACGGCGCGTTAACATCCTGCGCCCCTTATTTCAAGATACCTCCGAGGGGAGGGGGCGGACCCCTTCCCCGCCATTCGTCAAACGACGGATTATCAGTCTGTTATGGGGAGATGTACGATGAAAACTAAGACGATTGTCGTAATTTTACTGATTCAGTAGAAATATATGCGGGATTTCTACGATATCCCTAGGCATCACTACGAATTATGAGGACAAATTACGAATTCTGCACAAAGCTTTATCAAAGACTACAAGATACCACGCCTCCATGAAGGAAGTACTCACGCCTAAGTCAGTCGCCATCATCGGTGCATCCAACGATGAGACCAAACTGGGCGGTATGCTTGTCAAGAACATGATAAACGCGGGCTTCAAGGGCAAGCTCTACCCCATCAACCCCAAGGGCGGGGAGATCCAGGGCCTGAAGGCCTACACCTCCGTCGCCGAGGTCGGGGAGCCCATCGACCTCGCGGTCTTCGCCGTCAAGAACACCCTCGTAGCAGAGGAGGTCAAGAAGCTCGGCGAGGCCAAGGTGCCCTACGCCGCCATCCTCACAGCCGGATTCAAGGAGGAGAGCGCAGCCGGAGCGGAGCTCGAGAAGGAGCTCATCAAGGTCGCCAAGGAGGCCGGAGTCAGGTTCCTGGGACCCAACTGCTTCGGAGTCATGAACCCCGGCGCCGGTGTCAACGCCACGTTCGCGCACCTGCTGCCTCCCGTGGGCAACATCTCCATCTTCTCCCAGTCCGGAGCCGTCGGATCGTCCATCATCGACTGGGCCATCTTCAACGGAATGGGAATCGCCAACTTCATCACCTACGGAAACAAGGCCGACCTGGACGAGGCTGACATCATCCACGACATCATGGAG
Coding sequences within it:
- a CDS encoding DNA-directed RNA polymerase subunit L, translating into MQPYIVEKTDDSVTIAFKDANLTLITPLMDALYKDDNVELVRYIDKHPELEDRRLYVKVKSGSPIEAIEKASDAVSEYYSVKE
- a CDS encoding ATP-dependent DNA ligase; translated protein: MLYSDLAETFDRLESTGSRLEMTSILAEFFRRADKGELRSIVYLSQGKLHPDFVPGVLGMADRLVMKAIAKASGNPDDKVEKLTIETGDMGQVAETMISRKKQMALFSEELTVARVVRGLTTIENADGKDSQDTKQKTLAGLLHDSGPLEARYLCRTVTGRMRVGAADMTILDALAEAFATKEDRPAIERAFNVTCDIGLVAETIANGGMDAVRAIGVKVGSPVKVMLAERLPSISEVVEKMGGRCAMEYKYDGIRVQAHIGRDSVKLYSRRLEDLTSNFPDIAEALRARCGHDEAIIEGECVAIDPETGFMLPFQNVTHRRKKHGMDEAVRDVPVRIFMFDMLYADGEDWTPRPYLERRAALEEGFEIGDNVQMTTMRMVGSPEEGEEFFANAIGARCEGIMAKSVAPDSVYRAGSRGFLWIKYKKDYQQALTDSFDLVVVGAFYGMGKRAGRYGALLMAAYDGETGRFETVCKLGTGFDDAFLDAMPALLDGSLSESKPSSVDAEMVPDVWFEPNVVLEVVAAEITLSPIHTAAKDVLKEGAGLGIRFPRFTGRVRDDKTPEQCTSVSEIIEMFEMQVHDSDGLSE
- a CDS encoding DEAD/DEAH box helicase family protein, with protein sequence MTSVEHPRIVPGSVEERRYQTAMVQGCLRNNTLVILPTGLGKTVVAVRVAAEYLSTGKVLILAPTKPLVDQHRGSFSRTLVDAKIGEMNGNMKPETRAGIVDSCDVVVSTPQSVANDLEAGRYGLEGFSLIIYDEAHRGVGNYAYVRVARFCPKGARCIGMTASPGSDTSKIEEVCINLHLRRIDIRSDEDPDVSPYIHYTYVNRIEVNIPQDIQDTTALLRSMLDHFVSEMVSLNLIRPGWQISTSYMLTVGQGLQARLTRGEKTAIVYRGLALHSICIKLLHAIGLAETQGMTPLRVYLEKIEAEADQKEGGRSSREIVRRPEYVGVRTIVDRTNVEHPKVSRVLSLVSRTIDGGSGSKVIVFAQYRDTCEMLTRKLASVPGARVGMLVGQSNGGLRQRDQVALLDGFRRGEYNVIVSTSVGEEGLDVSSTDAVVFYEPVSSEIRTIQRRGRTGRKNDGEVYVLVAKGTLDEVLERNSAEKERAMRDRLERLSEELSRGSSPVVRKNQTRLDGY
- a CDS encoding iron-sulfur cluster assembly accessory protein — protein: MVQITPDAEKFINDLLEKNQKVGYGIKIYLSGFACSGPQFGMSFQEKAAEGENVDKSAHGFDMFYDDETKKELEECVIEFIDDPNFGTGLTIRNPNFNGCASCGGGCH
- a CDS encoding carboxymuconolactone decarboxylase family protein → MNDDQRLREETEKVLEATRRRYGFVPVVNQVLSERPDLFLPMTGLARAVLEGEGELDRKQRLLCAIAAATAAGGEYCVSVQSRHALDAGATRGEILEAITIGSYMAMTRAQSYAYRRYAELFDIELDQ